Below is a genomic region from Citrobacter telavivensis.
CGCTTCCTCGTCCGTCACCTGGGCGACCAGCCCCCGCTCTTGCAATTGTTTAATCAAGTTACTGCTTGCCATCAAAATCTCCATGTATAAAACGACTGCACCTTTGCCGGTACACGACTTTTCGCCAGACGCGAAAGCTCTATAGAATAAAGCGCTGGCGCACACAGCGCTAGCGCTTAAAACAACAATTTTCCGGGTTTATGGCGCGAGACGGTCAATTTTCCATGCGTTATTTTCACGCTGGTATAAAAAGCGGTCATGCAGTCGGTGTTCACCGCCCTGCCAGAACTCCATCTGCTCAATGCTGACGCGAAATCCGCCCCAGAAACTGGGCAGCGGCACTTCACCTTGCTGGAATTTCTGTTTCAGTTCGAGGAATTTGCTTTCGAGGATCCCGCGCGCGGAAATGCGGCTGGACTGTTTCGAGACCCAGGCACCTATCTGGCTGTCACGTGGACGACTGTGGAAATACTTCACCACTTCCAGCGTCGATAAGCGCTCGGCTTTGCCGGTCACCATCACCTGACGCTCCAGCATATGCCAGGGAAACAGCAGGCTGATCCGTGGATTTTTTTCGATTTGATGCGCTTTGCGGCTGCCAAGGTTGGTATAGAACACCAGACCTTTTTCATCGTAGTGTTTCAACAACACAATACGCTGATAAGGTTGGCCATTTTCGTCAACGGTCGCCACGACCATGGCGGTGGGATCCGCCAGTCTGGCGTCACATGCCTGAGCCAGCCAGCGTTCGAAAAGGGTTAACGGCTCAGCGGGAAGATCGCGGCGGCGCAGACCGCCTTTGGTATATTCACGGCGCAGATGCGCGATTTGCTGCAATTCGTCGTTATCAGACATGGTGCTCGCTACGGATTGTCAGTGGGTGGCGCTATTGTGCGCCGCCCTGCTGGAAATCTCAACGCTTCGGGTTTTGTAACTGGCAGTTATTCAGCACGATACGGTCACGTTTGTAGACGGTCGCACCGTCGCCTTTCGACCAGAACACATAAATTCCGTCGGTATAGCGCGCGCCTGACGCCGAGATGCCCTGCTTCAGATTGAGCAGTTTGTTGTCATAAACAAAGTTCACCTCCTGACGGGTATTATTCAATTTCACCGTCAGCGGTTTTTCATCACACTGGTATTCCAGCGTGTCCGTTTGCATGCGCTCAACAAACTGATTGTAGACGCTACAACCGGACAGCATAAGCGGGAAACAGATGAGTAACAGTTTTTTCATAGACGTATCCTGAAGACTTTCCTGGTCCGGGAGGGTGAATTCACCCTCCTTAATCTCCACAGTGTAACGGCAGAAGACGAAAGAAAAATTCAGTTAACTCTGAGTTCGCGGGTTGGCGGGGAAAACAGCACCGAGCACACTCGCTTCGCGGGCACCGGTGACCGAGGGCAGATTGCCCGGAAGACCGGCAAGCGTACGCCACGCCAGCCACGCAAACGCCAGCGCTTCCATATCATCGCCGCTAATCCCAGCCTCATCGGTGGTGGTCACTTCGGTTCCCGGCAGCAGTCCCGCCAGGCGTGTCATCAACAGCGGGTTGCGACTGCCGCCGCCGCAGACCATCAGGCGCTCACACCCTCCGCTCAGCAGCACCTGCTCGGAGATGGTTACCGCCGTCAGTTCCGTCAGCGTCGCCTGAACATCTCGCGGGCTAATCCCCGGGAACGCCGTCATCTGACGTTCAATCCAGCCATAGTTGAAGTATTCCCGTCCGGTACTTTTCGGTGCCGGTAGCGAGAACCAGGGGTCACTGAGCATGTTTTGCAGCAACGGAATAATCACCGTCCCACCACAGGCCCATTGCGCATCTTTATCATAGGGTTTACCGCACTGCCGCCAGATCCAGGCATCCATCAGCATATTGCCAGGACCGGTATCGTATCCACGAACGGGTTGCCCTGGAATCAACATCGACAGATTCGCAATACCGCCAATGTTGAGCACCATTCTTCGCTCAGTTGGATGCGCGAGCAGCGCCTGATGAAATGCGGGCACCAGTGGCGCGCCCTGTCCGCCCAGCGCAATATCACGACGGCGGAAATCGCCAACCACCGTGATACCGGTACGCGCCACAATCTGGTTGTTATCGCCAATCTGTAGCGTGTGCGGCGCAACGCCGCCAGGTTCATGCCACACGGTTTGCCCGTGGCAGCCGATGGCGACAATGTCTTGCGGGCGCAGTTTTTCCTGTGCCAGCAGCGCGTTTACCGCCTCTGCAAACAGCTTGCCCAACTGGACATCCAACTGACCAAACTGAGAGAGCGTCAGGGATTGTCCCTGACAGATATCGAGAATCGCCTGTTTAAGGGACACAGGCATCGGCCAGGTGAGACTCCCCTGTTGAGCCACCATCGTGTCATCAATCGTCGCCAGTACTACATCGACACCATCAAGACTGGTGCCAGACATCACGCCAATATAACGGCCCGATTTCATACATGTTCCTTTTTTAAGCATAATGTTGCGTCAACACTCCATCACAAACGCGCAGTCAATGCTACGCTTCATTCACGTTTTTCCCCTGAAAGCGCGTGCGCAATGTCAATTAAGTGGATCCGCTGAATAGTTCGTTTAAAGTTGGTTAACCTGGCTGTTATTATGATTTCTGCATCGTTAAGACAGAACATGTGACCTTAAACGCACAAATACCATATAATTTGACCATGAGGGATGCTTGGGTAGCGTTTCATGGTGAACAGGAGATTTTTAGATGATTAAACGTGTGCTGATCGTTTCACTGGCAGGCTTGTCTCTGGTGGGTTGTTCCAACACAGATAGCCTTTCAGGCGATGTCTACACCGCCTCCGAAGCGAAGCAGGTGCAGAATGTCACCTACGGTACGATTGTGAACGTCCGTCCGGTCAAAATTCAGGCCGGTGATAATGAAAACGTGATCGGCGCCATTGGCGGTGCCGTGCTCGGCGGCTTCCTGGGGAATACTGTCGGTGGTGGTACGGGTCGTTCCCTGGCAACCGCGGCAGGCGCTGTCGCTGGTGGCGTTGCCGGTCAAGGCGTACAGGGCGCGATGAACAAAACGCAGGGCGTTGAGCTGGAAATCCGCAAGGATGATGGCAACACCATCATGGTTGTTCAGAAACAAGGGGATACGCGTTTCTCTGCAGGACAGCGTGTCGTGCTGGCCAGCAACGGTCGTCAGGTTACTGTCTCTCCGCGCTAAGTGAATTAACGTGTGGTCAGATCCTGACCACACGTTTCATGATTTTAATCGTGCGACTGGAGCTCAATAATATTGTGTTCAAGTCGGGTGATCAGCTTGATCAGCAGATCAATTTCCTGCGCAGTAATCCCTTCCAGAATTTCACCACGCGTTTTATTGATAACCGCTTCCATATCGGCAATCAGCGGCTCTGCCTTTTCCGTTAGCTTTATACGTTTAGCACGGCGATCGCTGACACAGGTTTGACGCGAAATGAGCCCTTTCTCTTCGAGCTGATCCAGCGTACGTACCAGTGACGGCTGTTCAATGCCAATCGCTTTTGCCAGTTGTATCTGTGATTGATCCGGTGGCAATTGATGAATATTATGCAGCGTTACCCAGTGTGTCTGCGTCAATTCCAGAGGCTTAAGACGGTGGTCTATCAAAGCACGCCAAATGCGCACCAACCGTGCCAGATCAGAACCTAATGGCGATTCCAATTTCATCTCCTTATAATTAGCTTGCTAAGATATTATACTGATTTTAGAATAGTGTGCAGCAATTGTATTGCTAAAACAAATGTATTGCTGCAATTGGTTACCGCCAGACATATTTTTCAGACATTACGCGAAAAAAGCGCTCGTCATGCAGGTTTTTGCTAAACCTGTATACACGTAACCTGACGCAAAGGACTATTGCTTGTGACCTCCGCACTCAATACTACAGGGATGCCCTTACAAGACCTGGTGATTGGCGCATCTGTTTATTTCCCGCCGCTGTTCAAGGCCTTCGCGCTGGGATTTTTCCTCTGGCTTTTCATCCATCGCCTGCTGCGCGAACGCATCTACTCCGGTGAAATTTGGCATCCATTATTGATGGATCTGTCGATTTTTGCCCTCTGCGTCTGTTCGGGTCTTTTTCTATTGGTTGCGTGGTAATTATGACGCTGAAAACACTGAAGTATTTCTCCACAATTGTGATTGCTGCCCTCGCCGTTCTGGCGGGTTGGTTTATGTGGAATTATTACATGCAATCGCCCTGGACGCGTGATGGTAAGGTGCGCGCCGAGCAGGTCAGCATTACCCCCCAGGTGTCTGGCACCATCGTCGATCTCCAGGTAAAGGATAACCAGTTCGTCAACGCGGGCGATCTGCTCTTTCGCATTGATAAGACCCCTTTTCATATCGCCGAACTCAACGCACAGGCTCAACTGGCTAAAGCGCAATCGGAACTGGCAAAGGCCAACAATGAAGCCAACCGCCGCCGCCGTTTATCGCAGAACGTCATTTCTGCAGAAGAGTTAGACACCGCGAATCTGAACGTCAAAGCGATGCAGGCAAGTGTGGACGTCGCTCAGGCGACGCTCAGACAGGCGCAGTGGCAACTGGCGCAGACGGATGTCCATGCCCCGGTCTCCGGCTGGATAACCAATCTGTCGACGCGTACCGGTGATTTCGCCACCACCGGGCAACCGCTGTTTGCTCTGGTGGATAGCCACTCCTTCTATGTGATGGGGTATTTTGAAGAAACCAAGTTGCGTCATATCCGCGAGGGCGCGCCTGCTAGAATAACGCTCTACAGCGGCAATATTCAGTTACAGGGTCACGTATCCAGCATCGGTCGCGCCATTTACGACCAAAGCGTGGAGAGCGATTCCGGACTGGTGCCGGATATCAAACCTAACGTGCCCTGGGTGCGTCTGGCGCAGCGCGTACCGGTACGTATCGAGTTTGATCAACTACCGCATGACGTGACGCTCGTTTCCGGCACGACCTGTAGCGTAGCGATCGGCAAATAAATGTCCTCCCTGTACCGCTATCTGAGCAAAACGCCGTGGCTGAAAGCGACGGCCGGGCAGTGGCGCTATGCATTGCGTAATACCCTCGCGATGTGTCTAGCGTTGACGTTCGCCTATTATCTGAACCTGGATGAACCCTATTGGGCCATGACCTCTGCCGCGGTGGTCAGTTTTCCCACCGTCGGCGGCGTTATCAGCAAGAGCCTCGGGCGTATTGCCGGGAGTTTGCTCGGCGCAACCGCCGCGTTGATTCTCGCCGGGCATACTCT
It encodes:
- the mliC gene encoding C-type lysozyme inhibitor, whose translation is MKKLLLICFPLMLSGCSVYNQFVERMQTDTLEYQCDEKPLTVKLNNTRQEVNFVYDNKLLNLKQGISASGARYTDGIYVFWSKGDGATVYKRDRIVLNNCQLQNPKR
- the slyA gene encoding transcriptional regulator SlyA, which translates into the protein MKLESPLGSDLARLVRIWRALIDHRLKPLELTQTHWVTLHNIHQLPPDQSQIQLAKAIGIEQPSLVRTLDQLEEKGLISRQTCVSDRRAKRIKLTEKAEPLIADMEAVINKTRGEILEGITAQEIDLLIKLITRLEHNIIELQSHD
- a CDS encoding efflux RND transporter periplasmic adaptor subunit, producing the protein MTLKTLKYFSTIVIAALAVLAGWFMWNYYMQSPWTRDGKVRAEQVSITPQVSGTIVDLQVKDNQFVNAGDLLFRIDKTPFHIAELNAQAQLAKAQSELAKANNEANRRRRLSQNVISAEELDTANLNVKAMQASVDVAQATLRQAQWQLAQTDVHAPVSGWITNLSTRTGDFATTGQPLFALVDSHSFYVMGYFEETKLRHIREGAPARITLYSGNIQLQGHVSSIGRAIYDQSVESDSGLVPDIKPNVPWVRLAQRVPVRIEFDQLPHDVTLVSGTTCSVAIGK
- the slyB gene encoding outer membrane lipoprotein SlyB, whose product is MIKRVLIVSLAGLSLVGCSNTDSLSGDVYTASEAKQVQNVTYGTIVNVRPVKIQAGDNENVIGAIGGAVLGGFLGNTVGGGTGRSLATAAGAVAGGVAGQGVQGAMNKTQGVELEIRKDDGNTIMVVQKQGDTRFSAGQRVVLASNGRQVTVSPR
- the anmK gene encoding anhydro-N-acetylmuramic acid kinase; the protein is MKSGRYIGVMSGTSLDGVDVVLATIDDTMVAQQGSLTWPMPVSLKQAILDICQGQSLTLSQFGQLDVQLGKLFAEAVNALLAQEKLRPQDIVAIGCHGQTVWHEPGGVAPHTLQIGDNNQIVARTGITVVGDFRRRDIALGGQGAPLVPAFHQALLAHPTERRMVLNIGGIANLSMLIPGQPVRGYDTGPGNMLMDAWIWRQCGKPYDKDAQWACGGTVIIPLLQNMLSDPWFSLPAPKSTGREYFNYGWIERQMTAFPGISPRDVQATLTELTAVTISEQVLLSGGCERLMVCGGGSRNPLLMTRLAGLLPGTEVTTTDEAGISGDDMEALAFAWLAWRTLAGLPGNLPSVTGAREASVLGAVFPANPRTQS
- a CDS encoding DUF1656 domain-containing protein; amino-acid sequence: MTSALNTTGMPLQDLVIGASVYFPPLFKAFALGFFLWLFIHRLLRERIYSGEIWHPLLMDLSIFALCVCSGLFLLVAW
- the pdxH gene encoding pyridoxamine 5'-phosphate oxidase; this translates as MSDNDELQQIAHLRREYTKGGLRRRDLPAEPLTLFERWLAQACDARLADPTAMVVATVDENGQPYQRIVLLKHYDEKGLVFYTNLGSRKAHQIEKNPRISLLFPWHMLERQVMVTGKAERLSTLEVVKYFHSRPRDSQIGAWVSKQSSRISARGILESKFLELKQKFQQGEVPLPSFWGGFRVSIEQMEFWQGGEHRLHDRFLYQRENNAWKIDRLAP